From one Onychomys torridus chromosome 12, mOncTor1.1, whole genome shotgun sequence genomic stretch:
- the Gmnc gene encoding geminin coiled-coil domain-containing protein 1, whose protein sequence is MGFFSAAQRLSFGLRMPPGAGWPPCPAPPCRLLGAWHREGVGQLSPHRQPPPRQVYLVGSARTGTGFDRALPQRPGASGPSLASRRSHVPNTVLPCQDQYFVGGQSYNCPYSTTTSESSVDVSKETWVSFWAAGLLDNAEPQQAPQTQEASCDLNIPVSDSCPWEEAQLSSQLYRNKQLQDTLVQKEEELARLHEENNHLRQYLNSTLVKCLEGKAKKLLSSDEFFKVCGKLRKEKRKPKEHRHALAEIPQSKTAKRNLSTEFSNCEEQPGPCVDPWVLQTLGLKDLNTIDDTLPANYSAFAPHPRTVTSTSSQFLPDAVGYATVPRDLHLDYGADRTHASHITATHQQDCHCFPRLSNPPVGVQTLPYHSVDVSPNKTEVAFSTSLSPHCNVKTHSFHQGQAFVRRDEEGGWKFTWVPKQP, encoded by the exons ATGGGCTTCTTTAGCGCTGCACAGAGACTAAGCTTTGGACTTCGGATGCCACCGGGGGCTGGCTGGCCGCCCTGCCCAGCCCCGCCCTGCCGGCTGCTGGGCGCGTGGCACAGAGAGGGAGTGGGGCAGCTGAGTCCCCATCGCCAGCCGCCACCGCGCCAGGTATACTTGGTAGGCTCTGCTCGCACAGGCACAGGCTTTGACCGGGCGCTGCCCCAGCGACCTGGAGCCTCGGGTCCTTCCTTGGCGTCCCGCAGGTCTCACGTCCCA AACACCGTTCTGCCTTGCCAAGATCAGTATTTTGTAGGAGGCCAGAGTTATAATTGCCCGTATTCCACTACAACGTCAGAATCTAGTGTTGACGTTTCCAAGGAGACTTGGGTCTCTTTCTGGGCTGCTGGTCTCCTGGACAACGCTGAGCCCCAACAAGCACCACAGACACAGG AAGCATCCTGTGACTTAAATATCCCTGTTTCAGACTCATGTCCGTGGGAAGAGGCTCAGCTCTCCTCTCAGCTCTACAGAAATAAGCAG CTCCAGGATACTCTAGTACAGAAGGAGGAAGAACTTGCTAGGCTACATGAAGAGAATAATCACCTCAGACAATACCTGAATTCTACTTTGGTTAAATGTCTGGAAGGAAAGGCCAAG AAATTGCTGTCATCAGATGAGTTTTTCAAAGTGTGTGGAAAActcagaaaagagaagaggaaacccAAAGAACACAGACATGCCCTTGCGGAGATACCCCAGTCCAAAACTGCCAAGAGAAACCTCTCCACAGAGTTTTCTAACTGTGAAGAACAACCTGGGCCCTGTGTGGACCCTTGGGTTCTTCAAACCCTTGGGTTGAAAGACCTCAATACCATTGATGACACCCTACCAGCTAACTACAGTGCCTTTGCCCCTCATCCCAGAACAGTGACCAGTACATCCTCCCAATTTCTCCCTGATGCAGTTGGCTATGCAACTGTTCCTAGAGATCTACACCTTGACTATGGAGCGGACAGAACACATGCCTCCCACATCACTGCCACCCACCAGCAAGACTGCCACTGTTTTCCTAGGCTTTCCAACCCTCCAGTAGGGGTGCAAACTCTTCCTTACCACAGTGTAGATGTGTCTCCAAACAAGACAGAGGTGGCCTTTTCCACATCTCTGAGCCCTCACTGCAATGTGAAAACACACTCTTTTCATCAGGGACAGGCCTTTGTGCGTCGAGATGAGGAGGGTGGCTGGAAGTTTACCTGGGTCCCTAAGCAGCCTTAG